Within Desulfobacterales bacterium, the genomic segment GTCAAGTTCCTGTTGGTTTAGAAAATCTTGAGAGTGCAGCATTATTAAAGCCTTTTAAATAAACCCAGAGATAGCCGCCTCGAAACCAGAGCGTCAGGAGTCATCATGACCGATCTGCATACATCCATAATAGCGGCTGGAAATATCAGGTAACACATGGTTAATCGCTTTACAAACATTAACACATTCAGGGCCCTACTCACCGAAGGCCGGCCGTTCCCTGAAACCGTGAAATACCTTCTCGCGTGCGAGGGGCACGATGTCACCAAGGTCGCGAAACAGACGCACCTGTCGCTTGCTGCCGTTTCGCTCACAATCCACGGCAAACGAAAAATCAGGGACGCATACGACAAGATTTGCAACATTTTGGAATTTGACCCCTGGGCTACGGCCCGCGAGATGGGGATATACCAATAACCATACCACTTGAGAGGCAGTATCTCATGCAGCAGGCTTCCACTATCAACTTCCAAACAAATCATGGTACCGTAAACGTTTATACAGAAACCCCCTATCTCGCCCCCATCGGCAAATGCGACCGTGATCAGAACGTCAAACTCGATTCCGATCTTATGAAGTGGCTCGATGATATCGCGGCGGCGACAAACGAAGGGCGGAGCACCGTCGCGCGGCAAGCGATCATTTTTTTTAAGTATTTTTACCCGATCCACAAAAAAATCCTCCGTTACAGAAAAACGATTCAGTCCATGCTTGAAACACTACCATAAAAATTTTTTGGCTGTCATGTGCACCTCGGTGCACTTTTTAACACTTCAGGTGCACGCCGGGTGCACCTAATAAAAACAGGTTGTTATCATGTCGGAAGAAATTGCCATTGATACCCCGCAGCAACCAATTGCCGGGGAGTTGCCGTTGGACGTCAGGCTGAACCTTCAGTATCTCGCCGACCTTCGCGATTATAATCTGAGCACTGGTTTTTACGCTACGGCGATGTCTTTGTGCCGGGTTATCGATATAGTTTTTAACGACTGGTGGTTTTCATCACACCAAAAGGCGGTACAATAGATGCCGAGATCACGAGTAATAAAGCCGGAATTCTGGAGTGATGAAAAGCTCGCGAGGGTCTCGCGAGACGCTCGCTTAACATTCGCTGGCCTTTGGACAACATCAGACGACTATGGTGTAACCAAAGCACACCCGGCATGGATCAAATCACAATTGTTTCCGTATGACGATGACCTAAAAACATCAATAGTTGAAAAGTGGATAAAAGAGCTTGAGGTGTTGGGGTTTATACTCCCTTTTGAGTCAGAGGGCGAAAAATACTACTATATCAGGCACTTTTCTTTACATCAAAAAGTTGATAGGCCATCGAAACAGCACAATCCTACCCCACCAAAAGATATTTTAAATGGTATTCGCGAAACACTCGCGAAACACTCGCGAGTCCCCATCGACGAAACAGAAACAGAAACAGAAACAGAAACAGAAACAGAAACAGAAACTACCTCTTGCCCGGAGCCTTCCCAGGCATCCGGACCGGATGAACCAATCGAGCCTGAACAAATAGCAATCACACTGCCAACAAACAAAACCATGGAAACGTTCGAAGTAACCCAGCGATATGCTGACGAGTTGAAGGCGTTATTTCCCGCGGTTGATGTCGATCAGGAATTGCGAAACATGCGAGCATGGCTGGACGCAAACCCGACGAAACGAAAAACCAAGTCGGGCGCAAAACGGTTTATCACCGGGTGGGTGTCTCGTGTGCAGAATCGGGGCGGAACACCAACGCCACACATTCGAGGCAAGCCTGGTGTTGTCGAGGCCAGAATTGCTAACAACATCGCAGCATTTGGACGCGCAAAGGAGATTTTGAGTGGACATTAACAAAGATTTTGACAGATTCATCAACGCCTTAGGAACATTTGCGGAAATTTATGAAAAACACCTTTCAGAGTTCGCTATTTCAGCGTATTTCAAGGCACTTGACAGGTTTGATATCTGCGAAATCGAAAAGATTTTCAGCCGGGCAATTGCAGATCCGACCTGTGCGTTCAAGTTTTGGCCGAAACCGTTTGAGCTGGTCGAGTTGCTCTATGGCGGCAAAGCCTCGGATATCGCAGAAGTCGAAGCCGGGAAAGTTCTTGCAGCCGTGAAGCGTGTCGGAGGTTTTGAGTCCGTGGCGTTCGATAATGCCACAACCCAGGCCGTTATCTCGCAAGGTTTCGGGGGTTGGAATAAACTCTGTGACGATCTCCGAGCAGACGGCGAACAGTGGTTTTTGAAGGATTTTGCAAGGATCTACCAGGCGTACGCCAGGCAGGGAATAGAGTATTTCGGAGCGCTCCCAGGCCGGTTTGAGTTGTCAAACTCAGCCGCTGGGCATATCGAGCACATCAGGCAGCCCGTGTTGATAGGAGACCATGATCGTGCAAAACAAATTGCGATGTCATCAAACGAGCATCGTTGGACTTTCCAGATTCCGCCGCGGCTGAAGGCTATTGCCGGTGGCATAGGAGGCTGAAGCGTCGTGGCATCCAAATCCCACATAAACACCATGGCGACCCTTGCCATAGCAAACGCACAAATCAACGTGCTGCTGTCTGAACTCACGCAGGAGGACCTGGAGAAAATTCGCCCGGCTCTGGACCAGGCGCTTGCTTGCCTGGATGAAGCGTTTTCGGCTTATGGCCGGATTTCCAAACTTTCCCCGAAGGACATGGACAGAATGCGCAGGATACTGGACCGCTTTCATGGCTACGTTAAAAGCCTCGAAATCGAGGAGTTCACCAGCACGGCGCTTGCCCTGCTGGAAACTCTGCTTGCCAAGATCCGGGACAAGGACCGGCGCCGGATCATCAAAAACGTGATCGAAGCGTTCTACCGGGTTCATGAATTTTTCGACCCGGATCTTGCCGCGGTTGAGGCTTATTACAAAAGCGCTGACCTGGAAACCAGGTGGCGCGAAATCGTGGAGGCGGCATAATGATTAAAACAGCGAACATAACCCGCCCCCCACAACCAACAGAACACCAGGAACAAACCGCGTTTTTCCAGTGGTTGTCAACGATCATGCGCGATAAGCCGGACGTAGGGCTTTGCTATGCAGTTCCAAACGGCGGCAGGCGACACATCGGGACAGCGGTTAAGCTCGCCGCAGAGGGGGTAAAGGCCGGTGTCCCTGATATCTGTTGGCCGGTCCCTCGATATCCGTACCATGGCCTCTACATCGAAATGAAACGCTCCTCCGGGGGCAGAGCCAGCCGGGAGCAGCTCGCGTGGATAAACCGACTCCGGTCTCACGGCTACCGGGTTGAGCTTTGCAACGGGTTTGATGCGGCCAGGACCGCATTTATCGAATACATGAATCGCCCTTTGTGGGCAATGGAGGCAGAATGCCAAATCACCAAATCCGCAGTTTGATAGCAAAACGATTCCGGTATGCGCAGGATTTCGCACGTCACATTGGGTGGAGCAGTACGACGGTATACCGGGTTTTAAACGGGCGCCGCTCGCTCAGTAAGCCAGAGGCCTACCAGTGGGCATGGGCGCTCGGGTGTGACGTCACGCAGCTTGAGCCGGCGTTGTCGTTTGTGCCAAAGCGGCCTGGGTTTTTCAGGAGAATACTGTCAGCCTTGCTCAGGGGGTGACGATGCTAAATCAAGCTATTATTGTCGCGACGTTGCAACAGAACGAAGGGTTTAGGGGGAGGCCGTACCGGTGTAGCGCGGGGAAACTCACAATCGGCTATGGCCGGAATATCGAAGAGGTTGGAATCAAACACAGCGAAGCGCTGTTAATGTTGAT encodes:
- a CDS encoding DUF6475 domain-containing protein, which encodes MDINKDFDRFINALGTFAEIYEKHLSEFAISAYFKALDRFDICEIEKIFSRAIADPTCAFKFWPKPFELVELLYGGKASDIAEVEAGKVLAAVKRVGGFESVAFDNATTQAVISQGFGGWNKLCDDLRADGEQWFLKDFARIYQAYARQGIEYFGALPGRFELSNSAAGHIEHIRQPVLIGDHDRAKQIAMSSNEHRWTFQIPPRLKAIAGGIGG
- a CDS encoding VRR-NUC domain-containing protein; its protein translation is MIKTANITRPPQPTEHQEQTAFFQWLSTIMRDKPDVGLCYAVPNGGRRHIGTAVKLAAEGVKAGVPDICWPVPRYPYHGLYIEMKRSSGGRASREQLAWINRLRSHGYRVELCNGFDAARTAFIEYMNRPLWAMEAECQITKSAV